In a genomic window of bacterium:
- a CDS encoding murein peptide amidase A — translation FTWIETLTQHHSGLFHWRIVPVLNPDGLLQRPAQRMNANGVDLNRNFPSPDWQRQAHQHWVEKTARNPRRYPGSSSLSEPESRWLASEIERFRPDVIVAVHAPLEVLDFDGPPDPPRSFGPLRLHQLGTYPGSLGRWAGVHLGLPVVTIELPSAGIMPTPAQQHQMWLDLVRWLQKRLPEPSLEPTPLAR, via the coding sequence CTTCACCTGGATCGAGACTTTGACGCAGCACCACTCCGGACTGTTTCACTGGCGGATCGTGCCGGTGCTGAACCCGGACGGCCTGCTCCAACGGCCGGCCCAGAGGATGAACGCCAACGGGGTGGATCTCAATCGCAACTTCCCGTCCCCGGACTGGCAGCGCCAGGCCCATCAACATTGGGTCGAGAAAACCGCCCGAAATCCGCGCAGGTATCCTGGAAGCTCTTCGCTTTCGGAGCCCGAGAGCCGCTGGCTGGCGTCCGAGATCGAACGCTTTCGACCGGACGTGATCGTCGCCGTCCACGCGCCACTCGAAGTCCTGGACTTCGACGGCCCTCCGGACCCGCCCAGGAGCTTCGGCCCCCTGCGGCTACATCAGCTGGGCACCTACCCCGGTTCTCTAGGCAGATGGGCCGGCGTGCACCTGGGGCTGCCCGTGGTCACCATCGAGTTGCCGAGCGCCGGCATCATGCCGACACCCGCCCAACAGCACCAGATGTGGCTGGACCTGGTGCGCTGGCTGCAAAAACGGCTGCCGGAGCCGTCGCTGGAGCCGACTCCACTGGCCAGATAG
- a CDS encoding L,D-transpeptidase family protein translates to MMILGRSLFLGVLAIGSLVATVAGAAGFSSTSDRNPTTLEERRLMQGLFDIRQGRIENAIRNIAYLVEQEPEFRLAQLVYADLLSAHTAPLADLGNGSPSELIDGHVQEARARLLRYLEAPPPNSVPRQLLRIPPSTPAAIFIDLSAYRLYVLEQREGRFVRTKDFYVSIGKGGGEKRFEGDEKTPVGVYLVASYLPGERLPDLYGDGAFPINYPNAWDRLNGRTGSGIWIHGTESAYYSRPPLSSRGCVTLSNQDFRVLRRQVEVSKTPVIVADRINWVDPETVSSARDVLETTLETWRADWESRNSDRYLSHYAADFRTPGMDLDAFARHKRSVNASKKYIRVGLDEVGIYRYPGEPDLALVDFLQRYESDNFRASRRKHQYWRRDGSRWRIIYEEGL, encoded by the coding sequence ATGATGATCCTGGGTCGTTCGCTCTTCCTCGGCGTACTGGCGATCGGTTCGCTCGTGGCGACGGTGGCAGGGGCGGCGGGTTTCTCGTCAACGTCGGACCGCAATCCGACAACTCTCGAGGAGCGGCGCCTGATGCAAGGTCTCTTCGATATTCGGCAGGGAAGGATCGAAAATGCTATCCGCAATATCGCCTATCTGGTGGAGCAGGAACCAGAATTCCGCCTCGCCCAGCTCGTCTATGCGGACCTTCTTTCGGCCCATACCGCACCGCTCGCCGACCTCGGCAACGGCAGTCCGAGCGAGTTGATCGACGGGCACGTGCAGGAGGCTCGGGCTCGCCTGTTGCGCTATCTGGAGGCGCCGCCACCGAACTCGGTTCCCAGGCAGCTGCTGAGGATTCCCCCCAGCACACCGGCCGCGATCTTCATCGACCTGTCCGCATATCGACTGTACGTGCTCGAGCAACGGGAAGGCCGTTTCGTCAGAACCAAGGACTTCTACGTCTCGATCGGAAAAGGCGGCGGCGAAAAGCGGTTCGAGGGCGACGAGAAGACGCCGGTCGGCGTCTACCTCGTGGCTTCGTACCTTCCCGGAGAGCGCCTCCCCGACCTCTACGGGGACGGTGCGTTTCCGATCAACTATCCGAATGCCTGGGACCGCCTCAACGGCAGAACCGGCAGCGGCATATGGATTCATGGCACCGAGTCCGCGTACTACAGTCGTCCTCCGCTGTCGAGCCGAGGCTGCGTGACCCTGAGCAATCAGGATTTTCGCGTGCTGCGTCGGCAGGTCGAGGTTTCGAAGACGCCGGTGATCGTCGCCGACCGCATCAATTGGGTCGATCCGGAAACGGTGAGCTCGGCCAGGGACGTGCTCGAAACGACCCTAGAGACCTGGCGCGCAGACTGGGAGAGCCGCAACAGCGATCGCTATCTGAGCCACTACGCCGCCGACTTTCGCACCCCTGGAATGGATCTCGACGCGTTCGCGCGGCACAAGCGGAGCGTCAACGCATCGAAGAAGTACATTCGCGTCGGGCTCGACGAAGTCGGGATCTATCGGTATCCCGGTGAGCCGGATCTGGCCCTGGTGGACTTCCTGCAGCGCTACGAGTCGGACAATTTTCGAGCCAGCCGGCGCAAGCACCAGTACTGGCGCCGCGACGGCAGCCGTTGGCGGATCATCTACGAAGAAGGCCTTTGA